The following are encoded in a window of Bos indicus isolate NIAB-ARS_2022 breed Sahiwal x Tharparkar chromosome 21, NIAB-ARS_B.indTharparkar_mat_pri_1.0, whole genome shotgun sequence genomic DNA:
- the SNURF gene encoding SNRPN upstream reading frame protein isoform X1 gives MERARSAVWDRLHLRRTTEQHVPEVEVQVKRRRTASLSNQECHVYLRRSQQQQVPVVDFQAELRQAFLAETPRGG, from the exons ATGGAGCGGGCCAGGTCAGCCGTGTG GGACCGTTTACACTTGAGACGGACTACAGAACAGCACGTACCAGAGGTGGAAGTCCAAGTCAAACGTAGAAGGACAGCCTCACTGAGCAACCAGGA GTGTCACGTGTACCTGAGGCGATCTCAGCAGCAGCAAGTACCTGTGGTGGATTTCCAGGCAGAACTGAGACAGGCATTCTTAGCTGAGACACCAAGAGGTGGTTAA
- the SNURF gene encoding SNRPN upstream reading frame protein isoform X2 has protein sequence MERARDRLHLRRTTEQHVPEVEVQVKRRRTASLSNQECHVYLRRSQQQQVPVVDFQAELRQAFLAETPRGG, from the exons ATGGAGCGGGCCAG GGACCGTTTACACTTGAGACGGACTACAGAACAGCACGTACCAGAGGTGGAAGTCCAAGTCAAACGTAGAAGGACAGCCTCACTGAGCAACCAGGA GTGTCACGTGTACCTGAGGCGATCTCAGCAGCAGCAAGTACCTGTGGTGGATTTCCAGGCAGAACTGAGACAGGCATTCTTAGCTGAGACACCAAGAGGTGGTTAA